The following are from one region of the Silene latifolia isolate original U9 population chromosome 9, ASM4854445v1, whole genome shotgun sequence genome:
- the LOC141599470 gene encoding disease resistance protein RGA2-like isoform X1 produces MADVALSVVQTLFAALQSSELKEIFSIWGYKSQLKELEDVVITIRKVLLDIEDKEYRFSIEEAEFIDKLKNSVYDADDLFDEVLTLAELKKHDKSSKFSKKVRDFFSPNNPINLAYTMSREVKRIRKRLDGIVANHTKFGFKFDVEPIRRRGEETCSYVYAPDVVGRKDDLEFVLNKILDLSVEGNIGFVTIVGVGGLGKTTLAQLVYNDERVKCVFSLRLWVCVSDQGGKEFDVKYILSRILESAGCELDDGLSKERVQTRFQEELGGKKCLLVLDDVWNEDCYKWRELRGFLMRFGRGSRIILTSRSKESARIIGNDHSCIYELGGLSEENSWCLFELTAFGKGHGHVDQTELVEIGRNIVKQCCNVPLAIKVVGSLLFGQHKSKWEAFEKDGLACLAKTSPDGSMITSILKLSYDNLHHPLKTCFRYCAVFQKGYRIRKEMLISLWMAQGYIQPFYAGQDMEEAADDLFSILLRRCFFQDVRMDEHGDVKSCKMHDLMHDLAQQVAGDEVCAASSMRNDLGDFKTRHLYEDRQHCEEEIFGKSKIRSYLQLFESIYDSNLNSESMLKPLLENWVCLRTLTLHHSSIKRLPDAIGKLIHLRNLDLHGSRELVALPNSITRLYNLQTLILANCESLKELPKDFSKLVNIRHLDIRGCRRLTNMPIGLHRLACLTILTAFYVGMTGSSETKQSVGQLRDLIDLKNLKGGIEFIIPENYSSIKESNKEGDILAKMEHLKSVQIQFKSRCGAYDEDKRVVAHEYLIEELQPHPNLKGFELRGYQGQTIPIWGNAELNWVMFLPNLVKIQLENCFQLKELPLLCELQHLRSLELSFLYNVEYMEEYPTNRIISNGAIFFPSLKYLKLYGMLKLKAWWKREESWLASFPRLSKLKILHCPNLIAFPSSPTVETLELREVNERLKLITQTSSPNSKVKEVKISHVADLRALPPCHPTSISITAAWAETFSGASEVFKTRGSTSLRHLQIESCGRLKSLSGGGFEHLTVLESLDISYCHELSLTDADNGKDIPWRLFGRNLRSIKLSNLENMRSLPIGMQDLTSLRHLTIEFCENFRGLPEWISKLASLESLVVICCSEIKSLPEAMWSLTSLSCLEINPCSKELLSRCNGVDWPKIQHISNVSLYTWDLQSLPEAMRNLNRPHQVHELDDDGSE; encoded by the exons ATGGCAGATGTTGCACTGTCTGTTGTTCAAACACTTTTTGCAGCTCTTCAATCTTCGGAGCTTAAGGAGATCTTCTCCATTTGGGGTTACAAATCTCAACTCAAAGAACTTGAAGATGTTGTCATCACTATAAGGAAAGTTCTCCTCGATATAGAGGACAAGGAATATCGATTCTCTATAGAAGAAGCGGAATTCATTGACAAACTCAAGAATTCTGTATACGATGCTGATGATTTATTTGATGAGGTCCTCACCCTAGCTGAGCTAAAGAAGCATGACAAGAGTAGTAAATTCTCTAAAAAGGTTCGCGATTTCTTTTCTCCTAACAACCCTATTAATCTAGCTTACACCATGTCTCGAGAGGTTAAGAGAATTCGAAAGAGGTTAGATGGAATTGTTGCTAATCATACCAAGTTTGGGTTTAAGTTTGATGTCGAACCAATTAGGAGGAGAGGGGAGGAAACCTGTTCTTATGTCTATGCTCCCGATGTTGTTGGGAGGAAGGATGACCTTGAATTTGTACTAAATAAGATACTAGATTTAAGTGTTGAAGGAAATATCGGTTTTGTTACTATAGTTGGTGTTGGAGGTTTGGGAAAAACTACTCTGGCTCAACTTGTGTATAATGATGAAAGGGTTAAATGTGTTTTTTCGTTGAGGTTGTGGGTTTGCGTTTCTGATCAAGGTGGGAAAGAATTTGATGTGAAATACATTCTTTCTCGGATTCTTGAGTCGGCTGGTTGTGAGCTTGATGATGGATTGTCCAAGGAACGAGTTCAAACCCGATTTCAAGAGGAGCTTGGAGGTAAGAAGTGTTTACTTGTTCTAGACGATGTTTGGAACGAGGATTGTTACAAATGGCGAGAATTGAGAGGTTTCTTAATGAGATTTGGAAGGGGAAGTAGAATCATTCTAACTTCACGGTCAAAAGAATCCGCAAGAATCATTGGAAATGATCATAGTTGCATATACGAATTAGGAGGTCTGTCTGAGGAAAATTCATGGTGTTTGTTTGAGCTAACGGCGTTTGGCAAAGGACACGGACATGTAGACCAGACTGAATTGGTGGAGATTGGTAGGAATATTGTAAAGCAATGTTGTAACGTTCCTCTTGCTATAAAAGTGGTCGGAAGTCTTCTGTTCGGCCAACACAAAAGCAAGTGGGAAGCCTTTGAAAAGGATGGGTTGGCATGCTTGGCGAAAACAAGTCCTGATGGCAGTATGATTACGTCCATATTGAAGCTTAGTTATGATAATCTGCATCACCCATTGAAAACGTGCTTTCGTTATTGTGCTGTATTTCAGAAGGGCTACAGAATAAGAAAGGAGATGTTGATTAGCCTCTGGATGGCACAAGGATACATTCAACCATTCTATGCCGGTCAAGACATGGAAGAGGCTGCTGATGATCTATTTTCGATTCTACTACGAAGATGTTTCTTTCAAGATGTGAGAATGGATGAACATGGCGATGTGAAGTCATGTAAAATGCATGACCTTATGCATGATCTTGCTCAACAAGTAGCCGGAGATGAGGTTTGTGCAGCTAGTTCGATGAGAAATGACTTGGGTGATTTTAAAACGCGACATCTGTATGAGGATAGGCAGCATTGTGAAGAAGAAATCTTTGGTAAGAGTAAGATACGTTCTTACCTTCAACTTTTTGAGAGTATATATGACTCGAATCTTAATTCAGAAAGTATGTTGAAACCACTGCTTGAAAATTGGGTGTGTCTAAGGACATTAACCTTGCACCATTCGTCCATTAAAAGACTACCCGATGCAATTGGCAAACTGATACATCTACGGAATCTTGACCTTCATGGCTCTCGAGAGCTAGTCGCCTTACCCAATTCCATCACAAGACTATATAATCTCCAAACTCTAATACTAGCGAATTGTGAAAGCCTGAAAGAGTTGCCAAAAGATTTCAGCAAACTTGTAAACATCAGGCACTTAGACATCAGAGGTTGCAGAAGATTGACTAATATGCCTATAGGTTTGCATAGGTTGGCTTGTTTAACTATACTAACTGCCTTCTATGTGGGTATGACTGGTTCAAGTGAGACGAAACAGAGTGTTGGTCAGTTGAGAGACCTAATAGACCTCAAGAACCTAAAAGGCGGCATTGAGTTTATAATCCCGGAAAATTATTCGAGTATCAAAGAAAGTAATAAGGAAGGTGACATTTTGGCAAAAATGGAACACCTCAAGTCAGTACAGATTCAGTTTAAATCAAGATGTGGCGCCTATGATGAAGACAAGAGAGTTGTGGCGCACGAATATTTGATCGAAGAGCTACAACCTCACCCTAATCTCAAGGGGTTCGAATTGCGAGGCTACCAAGGTCAGACAATACCCATTTGGGGAAATGCTGAACTTAACTGGGTAATGTTTCTCCCTAATCTTGTCAAAATTCAGTTAGAAAATTGCTTTCAGCTGAAGGAACTCCCACTTTTATGTGAACTTCAGCATCTAAGATCACTTGAACTTAGTTTTTTGTACAATGTGGAGTACATGGAGGAGTATCCAACAAATAGGATCATTAGTAATGGTGCCATATTCTTCCCCTCTCTCAAGTACCTTAAACTTTACGGTATGCTCAAGTTGAAAGCATGGTGGAAACGGGAAGAGTCATGGTTAGCATCATTTCCTCGTCTGTCCAAACTGAAAATCCTACACTGTCCTAATTTGATCGCGTTTCCTTCTTCCCCCACAGTAGAAACTCTAGAATTGCGAGAGGTGAACGAAAGGCTAAAATTAATCACTCAAACAAGTAGCCCAAACTCGAAAGTGAAAGAAGTCAAAATAAGTCATGTGGCAGACCTCAGAGCATTGCCACCATGCCATCCAACTAGCATATCCATAACAGCGGCTTGGGCAGAGACATTCTCAGGAGCTAGTGAGGTGTTTAAAACACGCGGGTCCACCTCCCTACGCCACCTTCAAATCGAGAGTTGTGGTCGACTCAAAAGTTTATCAGGAGGAGGGTTCGAGCATCTGACTGTCTTGGAGTCACTTGATATATCCTATTGTCATGAATTGTCCCTGACTGATGCTGATAACGGAAAAGACATTCCATGGAGACTCTTTGGCCGAAATCTTAGATCAATAAAGTTGAGCAATTTAGAGAACATGAGAAGTTTGCCTATTGGGATGCAGGATTTGACCTCTCTTAGACATCTCACAATAGAATTTTGTGAGAATTTTCGAGGATTACCCGAATGGATAAGCAAGTTAGCGAGTCTTGAATCATTGGTTGTTATATGTTGTAGCGAGATTAAGTCACTACCGGAAGCAATGTGGAGCTTAACATCTCTTAGTTGTCTGGAGATAAATCCATGTTCAAAGGAACTACTGAGTAGATGCAATGGTGTGGACTGGCCAAAAATTCAGCATATCTCCAATGTTTCCTTATATACATG GGACTTACAATCACTTCCGGAAGCAATGAGGAACCTTAACCGCCCCCATCAAGTACACGAATTAGACGATGATGGTTCAGAGTAA
- the LOC141599470 gene encoding disease resistance protein RGA2-like isoform X2, with the protein MSREVKRIRKRLDGIVANHTKFGFKFDVEPIRRRGEETCSYVYAPDVVGRKDDLEFVLNKILDLSVEGNIGFVTIVGVGGLGKTTLAQLVYNDERVKCVFSLRLWVCVSDQGGKEFDVKYILSRILESAGCELDDGLSKERVQTRFQEELGGKKCLLVLDDVWNEDCYKWRELRGFLMRFGRGSRIILTSRSKESARIIGNDHSCIYELGGLSEENSWCLFELTAFGKGHGHVDQTELVEIGRNIVKQCCNVPLAIKVVGSLLFGQHKSKWEAFEKDGLACLAKTSPDGSMITSILKLSYDNLHHPLKTCFRYCAVFQKGYRIRKEMLISLWMAQGYIQPFYAGQDMEEAADDLFSILLRRCFFQDVRMDEHGDVKSCKMHDLMHDLAQQVAGDEVCAASSMRNDLGDFKTRHLYEDRQHCEEEIFGKSKIRSYLQLFESIYDSNLNSESMLKPLLENWVCLRTLTLHHSSIKRLPDAIGKLIHLRNLDLHGSRELVALPNSITRLYNLQTLILANCESLKELPKDFSKLVNIRHLDIRGCRRLTNMPIGLHRLACLTILTAFYVGMTGSSETKQSVGQLRDLIDLKNLKGGIEFIIPENYSSIKESNKEGDILAKMEHLKSVQIQFKSRCGAYDEDKRVVAHEYLIEELQPHPNLKGFELRGYQGQTIPIWGNAELNWVMFLPNLVKIQLENCFQLKELPLLCELQHLRSLELSFLYNVEYMEEYPTNRIISNGAIFFPSLKYLKLYGMLKLKAWWKREESWLASFPRLSKLKILHCPNLIAFPSSPTVETLELREVNERLKLITQTSSPNSKVKEVKISHVADLRALPPCHPTSISITAAWAETFSGASEVFKTRGSTSLRHLQIESCGRLKSLSGGGFEHLTVLESLDISYCHELSLTDADNGKDIPWRLFGRNLRSIKLSNLENMRSLPIGMQDLTSLRHLTIEFCENFRGLPEWISKLASLESLVVICCSEIKSLPEAMWSLTSLSCLEINPCSKELLSRCNGVDWPKIQHISNVSLYTWDLQSLPEAMRNLNRPHQVHELDDDGSE; encoded by the exons ATGTCTCGAGAGGTTAAGAGAATTCGAAAGAGGTTAGATGGAATTGTTGCTAATCATACCAAGTTTGGGTTTAAGTTTGATGTCGAACCAATTAGGAGGAGAGGGGAGGAAACCTGTTCTTATGTCTATGCTCCCGATGTTGTTGGGAGGAAGGATGACCTTGAATTTGTACTAAATAAGATACTAGATTTAAGTGTTGAAGGAAATATCGGTTTTGTTACTATAGTTGGTGTTGGAGGTTTGGGAAAAACTACTCTGGCTCAACTTGTGTATAATGATGAAAGGGTTAAATGTGTTTTTTCGTTGAGGTTGTGGGTTTGCGTTTCTGATCAAGGTGGGAAAGAATTTGATGTGAAATACATTCTTTCTCGGATTCTTGAGTCGGCTGGTTGTGAGCTTGATGATGGATTGTCCAAGGAACGAGTTCAAACCCGATTTCAAGAGGAGCTTGGAGGTAAGAAGTGTTTACTTGTTCTAGACGATGTTTGGAACGAGGATTGTTACAAATGGCGAGAATTGAGAGGTTTCTTAATGAGATTTGGAAGGGGAAGTAGAATCATTCTAACTTCACGGTCAAAAGAATCCGCAAGAATCATTGGAAATGATCATAGTTGCATATACGAATTAGGAGGTCTGTCTGAGGAAAATTCATGGTGTTTGTTTGAGCTAACGGCGTTTGGCAAAGGACACGGACATGTAGACCAGACTGAATTGGTGGAGATTGGTAGGAATATTGTAAAGCAATGTTGTAACGTTCCTCTTGCTATAAAAGTGGTCGGAAGTCTTCTGTTCGGCCAACACAAAAGCAAGTGGGAAGCCTTTGAAAAGGATGGGTTGGCATGCTTGGCGAAAACAAGTCCTGATGGCAGTATGATTACGTCCATATTGAAGCTTAGTTATGATAATCTGCATCACCCATTGAAAACGTGCTTTCGTTATTGTGCTGTATTTCAGAAGGGCTACAGAATAAGAAAGGAGATGTTGATTAGCCTCTGGATGGCACAAGGATACATTCAACCATTCTATGCCGGTCAAGACATGGAAGAGGCTGCTGATGATCTATTTTCGATTCTACTACGAAGATGTTTCTTTCAAGATGTGAGAATGGATGAACATGGCGATGTGAAGTCATGTAAAATGCATGACCTTATGCATGATCTTGCTCAACAAGTAGCCGGAGATGAGGTTTGTGCAGCTAGTTCGATGAGAAATGACTTGGGTGATTTTAAAACGCGACATCTGTATGAGGATAGGCAGCATTGTGAAGAAGAAATCTTTGGTAAGAGTAAGATACGTTCTTACCTTCAACTTTTTGAGAGTATATATGACTCGAATCTTAATTCAGAAAGTATGTTGAAACCACTGCTTGAAAATTGGGTGTGTCTAAGGACATTAACCTTGCACCATTCGTCCATTAAAAGACTACCCGATGCAATTGGCAAACTGATACATCTACGGAATCTTGACCTTCATGGCTCTCGAGAGCTAGTCGCCTTACCCAATTCCATCACAAGACTATATAATCTCCAAACTCTAATACTAGCGAATTGTGAAAGCCTGAAAGAGTTGCCAAAAGATTTCAGCAAACTTGTAAACATCAGGCACTTAGACATCAGAGGTTGCAGAAGATTGACTAATATGCCTATAGGTTTGCATAGGTTGGCTTGTTTAACTATACTAACTGCCTTCTATGTGGGTATGACTGGTTCAAGTGAGACGAAACAGAGTGTTGGTCAGTTGAGAGACCTAATAGACCTCAAGAACCTAAAAGGCGGCATTGAGTTTATAATCCCGGAAAATTATTCGAGTATCAAAGAAAGTAATAAGGAAGGTGACATTTTGGCAAAAATGGAACACCTCAAGTCAGTACAGATTCAGTTTAAATCAAGATGTGGCGCCTATGATGAAGACAAGAGAGTTGTGGCGCACGAATATTTGATCGAAGAGCTACAACCTCACCCTAATCTCAAGGGGTTCGAATTGCGAGGCTACCAAGGTCAGACAATACCCATTTGGGGAAATGCTGAACTTAACTGGGTAATGTTTCTCCCTAATCTTGTCAAAATTCAGTTAGAAAATTGCTTTCAGCTGAAGGAACTCCCACTTTTATGTGAACTTCAGCATCTAAGATCACTTGAACTTAGTTTTTTGTACAATGTGGAGTACATGGAGGAGTATCCAACAAATAGGATCATTAGTAATGGTGCCATATTCTTCCCCTCTCTCAAGTACCTTAAACTTTACGGTATGCTCAAGTTGAAAGCATGGTGGAAACGGGAAGAGTCATGGTTAGCATCATTTCCTCGTCTGTCCAAACTGAAAATCCTACACTGTCCTAATTTGATCGCGTTTCCTTCTTCCCCCACAGTAGAAACTCTAGAATTGCGAGAGGTGAACGAAAGGCTAAAATTAATCACTCAAACAAGTAGCCCAAACTCGAAAGTGAAAGAAGTCAAAATAAGTCATGTGGCAGACCTCAGAGCATTGCCACCATGCCATCCAACTAGCATATCCATAACAGCGGCTTGGGCAGAGACATTCTCAGGAGCTAGTGAGGTGTTTAAAACACGCGGGTCCACCTCCCTACGCCACCTTCAAATCGAGAGTTGTGGTCGACTCAAAAGTTTATCAGGAGGAGGGTTCGAGCATCTGACTGTCTTGGAGTCACTTGATATATCCTATTGTCATGAATTGTCCCTGACTGATGCTGATAACGGAAAAGACATTCCATGGAGACTCTTTGGCCGAAATCTTAGATCAATAAAGTTGAGCAATTTAGAGAACATGAGAAGTTTGCCTATTGGGATGCAGGATTTGACCTCTCTTAGACATCTCACAATAGAATTTTGTGAGAATTTTCGAGGATTACCCGAATGGATAAGCAAGTTAGCGAGTCTTGAATCATTGGTTGTTATATGTTGTAGCGAGATTAAGTCACTACCGGAAGCAATGTGGAGCTTAACATCTCTTAGTTGTCTGGAGATAAATCCATGTTCAAAGGAACTACTGAGTAGATGCAATGGTGTGGACTGGCCAAAAATTCAGCATATCTCCAATGTTTCCTTATATACATG GGACTTACAATCACTTCCGGAAGCAATGAGGAACCTTAACCGCCCCCATCAAGTACACGAATTAGACGATGATGGTTCAGAGTAA